In a single window of the Trichoderma breve strain T069 chromosome 6, whole genome shotgun sequence genome:
- a CDS encoding major facilitator superfamily domain-containing protein, translated as MTLRDDEKDASSHGPVAVQETSVLGNTTSNNDNNSSPIVINTAHDVELAEEEKDYGPPPDGGLQAWLQVLATHLINAMTWGYAASFGVYQLYYVETLGLPASQVSWIGSVQIFFTYVICAVSGRLADAGYTRETVAVGTFMAVFGTFMTSLATTYWQIFLAQGVCIGFGLGVAFMPAISVLSSYFDKNRAFALAVSAVGTSIGFPWAVRCAGFLALAMAVTANILLKPRLPPRKSGPLFEIGAFSELPYLLFSMAAFVYFYALYFVFFYINSYARNVIGFSNVDSINLLIITNAMGIPARPIVGFLADRYTGPINLFVTATFVVSIMLYSWIGVTTRTGMYVFSVVYGLSIGANQGTFVASLTSLTKDPQKMGIRFGMVETLCSLATVAGAPTAGAIIDHNNGDFFWAQIWGGTVMAAAAVIFVACRISVTGWRFKVKV; from the exons ATGACGCTAcgagatgatgagaaagatgCCTCCTCCCATGGACCTGTTGCCGTCCAGGAGACCAGTGTCCTCGGCAACACCACTTCCAACAATGACAACAACTCGTCACCAATTGTCATAAACACTGCTCATGACGTCGAGCTggcggaagaggaaaaagattACGGACCTCCCCCAGACGGCGGTCTCCAAGCGTGGCTCCAGGTCCTCGCAACACAcctcatcaacgccatgaCCTGGGGCTACGCTGCCTCTTTCGGCGTCTACCAGCTGTACTACGTCGAGACACTCGGCCTCCCAGCGTCCCAAGTCTCGTGGATCGGCTCCGTGcaaatcttcttcacctATGTCATCTGCGCCGTGTCCGGCCGCCTCGCCGACGCGGGCTACACGCGCGAGACGGTCGCGGTAGGCACCTTCATGGCCGTCTTCGGCACCTTCATGACCAGCCTGGCGACGACGTACTGGCAAATCTTCCTCGCCCAGGGCGTGTGCATCGGCTTCGGCCTGGGCGTGGCCTTCATGCCGGCCATCTCCGTGCTGAGCTCCTACTTCGACAAGAACAGGGCCTTTGCGCTGGCCGTCTCGGCGGTCGGCACCTCG ATTGGCTTCCCCTGGGCGGTGCGCTGCGCGGGTTTCCTGGCGCTGGCCATGGCCGTGACTGCAAATATCCTGCTCAAGCCAAGGTTGCCGCCGCGCAAGTCGGGCCCTCTGTTTGAGATTGGCGCCTTCTCGGAGCTGCCGTACCTCTTGTTCTCCATGGCTGCGTTTGTATACTTTTATGCTCTCtactttgtcttcttctaT ATTAACAGTTACGCCCGTAACGTCATTGGCTTCTCCAACGTTGActccatcaatctcctcaTTATCACGAATGCCATGGGCATTCCCGCGCGGCCGATTGTAGGATTCCTCGCGGACAGATACACCGGCCCCATCAATCTCTTCGTCACGGCCACCTTTGTGGTAAGCATAATGCTGTACTCCTGGATCGGAGTCACAACCCGGACGGGCATGTATGTCTTTAGCGTTGTCTACGGCTTATCTATCGGGGCCAACCAGGGCACGTTTGTCGCGTCCCTGACGAGCTTAACCAAAGACCCGCAGAAGATGGGCATTCGGTTTGGCATGGTAGAAACGCTGTGCTCGCTGGCAACGGTGGCCGGAGCTCCAACCGCAGGCGCCATTATCGACCACAACAACGGCGACTTTTTCTGGGCACAGATATGGGGAGGAACTGtcatggctgcagcagcggtCATCTTTGTAGCATGTCGCATAT